Proteins encoded within one genomic window of Thermoanaerobaculia bacterium:
- the dnaN gene encoding DNA polymerase III subunit beta: MELTIERGKFLDELQVLQGVVERKNTIPILANILLKAEDGGLDLTSTDLDLTLHTRVDAKINSPGGVCVPARKLFDLVRSLDEPGVKLKLLDNHYLGVTAGSGRYKMVAQPAEDFPTVPKVEGKASLSVPLSTWKTMTRKVLFAISAEEKRFQLSGALLKEKGKDLELVATDGHRLALVEFPKPPGKSSLPPILVPKKALTEILKMDGDDETKLEIQHAENHLAFTVGDRKLIARLLDVNFPDYEKVLSKDNERKITVSRTVLENAVRRIALFSSERARGVRLAFEANALTVSSASQELGEGTETVPVEYAGEPLTLGLNAQYLLDFLAEAETENVRLEAKDENTQCLCRPAEEIPGISKYLYVVMPMRL, encoded by the coding sequence ATGGAACTGACAATCGAGCGCGGGAAATTCCTGGACGAGCTCCAGGTTCTGCAGGGTGTGGTAGAGCGGAAAAACACGATTCCGATCCTCGCCAACATCCTGCTCAAGGCGGAGGACGGAGGCCTCGATCTCACCTCGACGGACCTCGATCTGACGCTGCACACGCGCGTGGACGCGAAGATCAATTCTCCCGGAGGCGTCTGCGTGCCCGCGCGGAAGCTCTTCGATCTCGTGCGCTCCCTCGACGAGCCGGGGGTGAAGCTGAAGCTCCTCGACAATCACTACCTCGGCGTCACGGCGGGCTCGGGGCGATACAAGATGGTCGCGCAGCCGGCCGAAGATTTTCCGACCGTCCCGAAAGTCGAAGGGAAGGCGTCGCTCTCGGTTCCCCTCTCGACCTGGAAGACGATGACCCGGAAAGTCCTCTTCGCGATCTCCGCGGAGGAGAAGCGATTCCAGCTCTCGGGCGCGCTGCTCAAGGAGAAAGGGAAGGACCTCGAACTCGTCGCGACGGACGGCCACCGCCTGGCGCTCGTCGAGTTCCCGAAGCCGCCGGGAAAGAGCTCGCTTCCGCCGATCCTCGTGCCGAAGAAGGCTCTGACCGAGATCCTCAAGATGGACGGAGACGACGAGACGAAGCTCGAGATCCAGCACGCGGAGAACCATCTCGCGTTCACCGTCGGCGATCGCAAGCTCATCGCGCGGCTCCTCGACGTCAATTTCCCCGACTACGAGAAGGTGCTCTCGAAGGACAACGAGCGCAAGATCACCGTGTCGCGCACCGTTCTCGAGAACGCCGTTCGGCGGATCGCGCTCTTTTCCTCGGAGCGGGCGCGCGGCGTCCGCCTCGCGTTCGAGGCGAACGCCCTGACCGTCTCGTCGGCCTCGCAGGAGCTCGGCGAAGGGACCGAGACCGTGCCCGTCGAGTACGCGGGCGAGCCCCTGACCCTCGGGCTGAACGCGCAGTACCTGCTCGATTTCCTGGCGGAGGCCGAGACGGAGAACGTCCGGCTCGAAGCGAAGGACGAGAACACGCAGTGCCTCTGCCGTCCCGCGGAAGAGATTCCCGGGATCTCGAAGTACCTGTACGTCGTGATGCCGATGCGGCTCTGA
- the recF gene encoding DNA replication and repair protein RecF (All proteins in this family for which functions are known are DNA-binding proteins that assist the filamentation of RecA onto DNA for the initiation of recombination or recombinational repair.): MLESFSATGFRNLGSAPFSFSPGVTLFSGENGAGKTNILEAIAVVSGRPSFRNAESRDMAREGTFFVRAAVRRESGPDQIAAHWAAGQPRRFSKNGERATFAEAGEALPAVFLAPEDRALFLGSPAVRRRFLDRLAVSLFPAAAETHDRFRRALAQRNALLASPSPRKDELDAWTEEFVRCAQAVAARRSEACALWREKLAARLASSGTLSELCAEPKGEPPGEYAERARSLASRERERGHTLFGPQRDDLEFTRAGKGFGASASTGEIMRAAFLVRLSEGDTVAGARGVVPFYALDDFDAELSPGAAESLLGELPENAQVALTSAHPDAADRCPRRPDAVFEVVEGNARPRTMKENLRRIG; encoded by the coding sequence TTGCTCGAGAGCTTCTCCGCGACCGGTTTCCGCAATCTCGGCTCGGCCCCGTTTTCCTTCTCACCCGGCGTCACGCTGTTCTCGGGGGAGAACGGCGCCGGAAAAACGAACATCCTCGAGGCGATCGCCGTCGTCTCGGGCCGCCCCTCGTTCCGGAACGCGGAATCGCGCGACATGGCGCGCGAGGGGACGTTCTTCGTGCGCGCGGCCGTGCGGCGCGAGAGCGGCCCGGACCAGATCGCCGCGCACTGGGCCGCGGGCCAGCCCCGCCGCTTCTCGAAGAACGGCGAGCGCGCGACGTTCGCGGAGGCGGGAGAAGCGCTCCCGGCGGTCTTTCTCGCCCCGGAGGACCGGGCGCTGTTTCTCGGAAGCCCCGCGGTCCGGCGCCGGTTCCTCGACCGGCTCGCCGTGTCGCTGTTCCCGGCGGCGGCGGAGACTCACGATCGCTTCCGGCGCGCGCTCGCGCAGCGCAACGCGCTCCTCGCCTCGCCCTCGCCGCGGAAGGACGAGCTCGACGCGTGGACGGAGGAGTTCGTGCGGTGTGCGCAGGCGGTCGCGGCCCGGAGGAGCGAGGCCTGCGCGCTGTGGCGGGAAAAGCTCGCCGCCCGGCTCGCCTCGTCCGGAACGCTCTCGGAGCTGTGCGCCGAGCCGAAAGGGGAGCCGCCCGGGGAATACGCCGAGCGCGCGCGTTCGCTCGCTTCGCGGGAGAGGGAGCGCGGCCACACGCTCTTCGGGCCGCAGCGCGACGACCTGGAATTCACGCGCGCCGGAAAGGGTTTCGGAGCCTCGGCTTCGACCGGCGAGATCATGCGCGCGGCGTTCCTCGTGCGGCTCTCGGAAGGGGACACGGTCGCCGGAGCGCGCGGGGTGGTCCCGTTCTACGCGCTCGACGATTTCGACGCGGAGCTCTCCCCGGGCGCGGCGGAATCGCTCCTCGGCGAGCTCCCGGAGAACGCGCAGGTCGCCTTGACGAGCGCGCATCCCGACGCCGCCGACCGATGCCCGCGCCGCCCGGACGCCGTCTTCGAAGTCGTGGAGGGAAACGCGCGGCCCCGAACGATGAAGGAAAACCTGAGAAGGATCGGATGA
- the gyrB gene encoding DNA topoisomerase (ATP-hydrolyzing) subunit B, translating into MSSSYTTDDIKLLKGLEAVRKRPGMYIGNVDDISGLHHMVTELVDNSIDEAQAGYADKVIVTIHPDNSVTVEDNGRGIPVGLHREHKRETLEIILTDLHSGGKFDNNSYKVSGGLHGVGVSVVNALSLRLEAEIRRDGKVWQQAYARGVPVAPIASTGTSKKTGTKITFWPDPEIFSITEFHFEQLSQRLRELSFLIPGVSITIVDERTDKKHEFFYEGGIKSFVEHLNKAKTPIHDKVIFLWDIRGGTGDPKRDADKERIEVALQWNEGYAETLYAFTNTINNRDGGTHLEGFKSALTRALQRYADANNLTKVLKETSLSGDDAREGLTAVISVKVRDPKFSSQTKDKLVSSEVKTWVQQVVYEKFGSYLEEHPRDAKRIIEKIVESARAREAARKARDLVRRKGALDSGSLPGKLADCQEKDPAFSEIFIVEGDSAGGSAKQGRNRRFQAILPLRGKILNVEKARLDKMLSSQEIRVLITALGCSIGQEFDVGKVRYHKIVIMTDADVDGSHIRTLLLTFFFRQMLAVVERGYLYIAQPPLFKVAEGKKEVYLKDERELTKFLLARIGDDRTLTQAKSKQSASGAKLIALLEKMESYRTHLANLEAKGWPEPFVRAWLDSSLFRAEDFSEKKRLDLLAREAKALGEFTRADVVSDEVGESFALELTRSVNGIEKSFRVDPEFASSHEAKRLRESAKAIGTFLVGPYEIAQGEEKTLCPTLAGTLETIYEGAKKGLAIQRYKGLGEMNPEQLWETTMDPDRRHLLQVNIEDAVEADEIFSILMGDEVEPRRDFIETNALAAKNLDI; encoded by the coding sequence ATGAGCAGCAGCTACACGACCGACGACATCAAGCTCCTCAAGGGCCTCGAGGCGGTGCGCAAGCGCCCCGGGATGTACATCGGCAACGTCGACGACATCAGCGGCCTCCACCACATGGTGACCGAGCTCGTCGACAACTCGATCGACGAAGCCCAGGCCGGCTACGCCGACAAGGTGATCGTCACGATCCATCCCGACAACTCCGTCACCGTCGAGGACAACGGCCGGGGCATCCCCGTCGGCCTGCACCGCGAGCACAAGCGGGAGACGCTCGAGATCATCCTCACGGACCTCCATTCGGGCGGGAAGTTCGACAACAATTCCTACAAGGTCTCGGGCGGCCTCCACGGCGTCGGCGTCTCGGTCGTCAACGCGCTGTCGCTGCGCCTCGAAGCCGAGATCCGCCGGGACGGCAAGGTCTGGCAGCAGGCGTACGCCCGGGGCGTGCCGGTCGCGCCGATCGCCTCGACCGGGACGTCGAAGAAGACCGGGACGAAGATCACCTTCTGGCCCGATCCCGAGATCTTCTCGATCACCGAGTTCCACTTCGAGCAGCTCTCGCAGCGCCTGCGCGAGCTCTCCTTCCTGATCCCGGGCGTGTCGATCACGATCGTCGACGAACGCACCGACAAGAAGCACGAGTTCTTCTACGAGGGGGGGATCAAGTCCTTCGTCGAGCACCTGAACAAGGCCAAGACGCCGATCCACGACAAGGTCATCTTCCTGTGGGACATCCGGGGAGGCACCGGGGATCCGAAGCGCGACGCGGACAAGGAGCGGATCGAGGTCGCGCTCCAGTGGAACGAGGGATACGCCGAGACGCTCTACGCGTTCACGAACACGATCAACAACCGGGACGGCGGAACCCACCTCGAGGGCTTCAAGAGCGCGCTCACCCGCGCTCTCCAGCGGTACGCCGACGCCAACAACCTGACGAAGGTCCTGAAGGAGACGAGCCTCTCGGGCGACGACGCCCGCGAGGGTCTGACCGCGGTGATCTCGGTCAAGGTGCGCGATCCGAAGTTCTCCTCGCAGACGAAGGACAAGCTCGTCTCGTCGGAAGTGAAGACCTGGGTCCAGCAGGTCGTCTACGAGAAGTTCGGGTCGTATCTCGAGGAGCATCCGCGCGACGCCAAGCGGATCATCGAGAAGATCGTCGAATCGGCCCGCGCGCGCGAGGCGGCCCGCAAGGCGCGCGACCTCGTCCGCCGGAAGGGCGCGCTCGATTCCGGGTCGCTGCCCGGCAAGCTCGCCGACTGCCAGGAGAAGGACCCCGCCTTCTCCGAGATCTTCATCGTCGAGGGCGATTCGGCCGGCGGCTCGGCCAAGCAGGGGAGGAACCGGCGCTTCCAGGCGATCCTCCCCCTGCGCGGCAAGATCCTGAACGTCGAGAAGGCGCGCCTCGACAAGATGCTCTCCTCGCAGGAAATCCGGGTGTTGATCACCGCGCTCGGATGCTCGATCGGCCAGGAGTTCGACGTCGGGAAGGTCCGCTACCACAAGATCGTCATCATGACGGACGCCGACGTCGACGGGTCGCACATCCGGACGCTGCTCCTCACGTTCTTCTTCCGCCAGATGCTGGCCGTCGTCGAGCGGGGCTACCTCTACATCGCCCAGCCGCCGCTCTTCAAGGTCGCCGAGGGGAAGAAGGAGGTCTATCTCAAGGACGAGCGGGAGCTGACGAAGTTCCTCCTCGCCCGGATCGGCGACGACCGGACGCTCACGCAGGCGAAATCGAAGCAGTCCGCCTCCGGCGCGAAGCTCATCGCGCTCCTCGAGAAGATGGAGTCGTACCGGACGCATCTGGCGAACCTCGAGGCGAAGGGATGGCCGGAGCCGTTCGTCCGCGCGTGGCTCGACTCGAGCCTCTTCCGGGCGGAGGACTTCTCCGAGAAGAAACGCCTCGACCTGCTCGCGCGCGAGGCGAAGGCGCTCGGCGAATTCACGCGCGCCGACGTGGTCTCCGACGAGGTCGGGGAGTCGTTCGCTCTCGAGCTGACGCGCTCGGTCAACGGCATCGAGAAGAGCTTCCGGGTGGACCCGGAGTTCGCCTCGTCCCACGAGGCCAAGCGCCTCCGCGAATCGGCGAAAGCGATCGGCACCTTCCTCGTCGGACCCTACGAGATCGCGCAGGGAGAGGAAAAGACCCTCTGCCCCACGCTCGCCGGGACGCTCGAGACGATCTACGAGGGGGCGAAGAAGGGGCTCGCGATCCAGCGGTACAAGGGCCTCGGCGAGATGAACCCCGAGCAGCTCTGGGAGACGACGATGGACCCGGACCGGCGGCACCTGCTGCAGGTCAACATCGAGGACGCGGTCGAGGCGGACGAGATCTTCTCGATCCTGATGGGCGACGAGGTCGAGCCCCGCCGAGACTTCATCGAAACCAACGCCCTCGCGGCGAAGAACCTGGACATCTGA
- the gyrA gene encoding DNA gyrase subunit A yields the protein MTSVLDSEKKNPVSMVEEVRRSYLDYAMSVIVGRALPDVRDGLKPVHRRCLYGMWEQNNVYNRPYKKSARIVGDVMGKYHPHGDAAIYDTIVRMAQDFSMREPLVDGQGNFGSVDGDNAAAMRYTEIRLTRLSSEMIGDDIDKETVDWVPNYDGSLKEPTVLPCKFPNLLVNGSSGIAVGMATNIPPHNLGEVIDATIDLIQKPDVTVGQLMRKVPGPDFPTAGFIHGAKGIKDAYSTGRGIIQMRARAIVEKQARGEKEAIVITELPYQVNKAKLIERIAELVNEKKLEGISDLRDESDRDGIRVVVDLKRGENSQVILNKLYSQTAMQSTFGIIFLGIVDGAPRVCNLKELLQHFIDHRKTVVVRRTKFDLRKAEERAHLMKGLALALGNLDLVIKIIRGSKDPKEAKSRLMAEVSMVRAGLEKFVGQKIEDEKAKPSDVIHLDDVQAQAILDMRLQRLTGLEREKIVAEYKEVLALIARLREILASEKLVREIIMTELKDIKKAFGNDRRTEIVADVTEIDVEDLIVEEEMVITVSRGGYIKRSPLSLYRAQRRGGKGRVGATTKEEDVVEHLFVASTHAYILAFTSKGRMHWIKVYDLPQLGPATRGKAIVNLLQLSPDEKLVALAATKDFPEDRYLVFATKEGLVKKTPLSAYGNVRSGGINAINLEDDDELLSVRITDGTRQIFIGTRSGLGIRFPEADVRSMGRVATGVYGIRFKRDEDCVVEMEAVEENGTILTVTEKGYGKRSLASEYRLQSRAGSGVINVRVTEKNGPVVGIKSVTDEDQVLLITEKGILIRLKVKDVRETGRAAMGVRLIDLDEGDRVVAVAKLAEREEGEDELTPSSGVLPGATPFLKDE from the coding sequence ATGACCTCCGTGCTCGATTCCGAGAAGAAGAACCCCGTCTCGATGGTCGAGGAGGTGCGCCGGTCGTACCTCGACTACGCGATGTCGGTCATCGTCGGCCGCGCGCTCCCCGACGTCCGCGACGGGCTGAAGCCCGTTCACCGCCGCTGCCTCTACGGGATGTGGGAGCAGAACAACGTCTACAACCGCCCCTACAAGAAGTCGGCGCGCATCGTGGGCGACGTGATGGGCAAGTACCATCCGCACGGCGACGCGGCGATCTACGACACGATCGTCCGGATGGCGCAGGACTTCTCGATGCGCGAGCCGCTCGTCGACGGGCAGGGGAACTTCGGATCCGTCGACGGCGACAACGCGGCGGCGATGCGGTACACCGAGATCCGGCTGACCCGGCTCTCCTCCGAGATGATCGGCGACGACATCGACAAGGAGACGGTCGACTGGGTGCCCAACTACGACGGATCGCTCAAGGAGCCGACCGTCCTCCCGTGCAAGTTCCCGAACCTCCTCGTCAACGGCTCCTCGGGGATCGCGGTGGGCATGGCAACGAACATTCCGCCGCACAACCTCGGCGAGGTGATCGACGCGACGATCGACCTCATCCAGAAGCCGGACGTCACCGTCGGGCAGCTCATGCGGAAGGTCCCGGGCCCCGACTTCCCGACGGCGGGATTCATCCACGGCGCCAAGGGGATCAAGGACGCGTACTCGACGGGGCGCGGGATCATCCAGATGCGGGCGCGCGCGATCGTCGAGAAGCAGGCGCGCGGCGAGAAGGAAGCGATCGTGATCACGGAGCTTCCCTACCAGGTCAACAAGGCGAAGCTGATCGAGCGCATCGCCGAGCTCGTCAACGAAAAGAAGCTCGAGGGGATCTCGGACCTGCGCGACGAGTCGGACCGCGACGGCATCCGGGTCGTCGTGGACCTGAAGCGCGGCGAGAACTCGCAGGTCATCCTGAACAAGCTGTACTCGCAGACGGCGATGCAGTCGACGTTCGGCATCATCTTCCTCGGGATCGTCGACGGCGCGCCCCGCGTCTGCAACCTCAAGGAGCTCCTCCAGCACTTCATCGACCATCGCAAGACCGTCGTCGTGCGGCGGACGAAATTCGACCTCCGGAAGGCCGAGGAGCGGGCGCACCTGATGAAGGGCCTCGCGCTCGCGCTCGGGAACCTCGACCTCGTGATCAAGATCATCCGGGGCTCGAAGGACCCGAAGGAGGCGAAGAGCCGCCTGATGGCCGAGGTCTCGATGGTCCGCGCGGGCCTCGAGAAGTTCGTCGGGCAGAAGATCGAGGACGAGAAGGCGAAGCCCTCCGACGTGATCCACCTCGACGACGTTCAGGCGCAGGCGATCCTCGACATGCGCCTCCAGCGGCTGACCGGCCTCGAGCGCGAGAAGATCGTCGCCGAGTACAAGGAAGTCCTCGCGCTGATCGCGCGGCTCCGGGAGATCCTCGCTTCCGAGAAGCTCGTCCGCGAGATCATCATGACGGAGCTCAAGGACATCAAGAAGGCCTTCGGCAACGACCGGCGGACCGAGATCGTCGCCGACGTCACCGAGATCGACGTCGAGGACCTCATCGTCGAAGAGGAGATGGTGATCACCGTCTCCCGCGGCGGCTACATCAAGCGCTCGCCCCTCTCGCTCTACCGCGCGCAGCGGCGCGGCGGAAAGGGCCGCGTCGGCGCGACGACGAAGGAAGAAGACGTCGTCGAGCACCTGTTCGTCGCCTCGACGCACGCCTACATCCTCGCGTTCACGTCGAAGGGTCGCATGCACTGGATCAAGGTCTACGACCTCCCGCAGCTCGGCCCGGCGACGCGGGGCAAGGCGATCGTGAACCTCCTGCAGCTCTCTCCCGACGAGAAGCTGGTCGCCCTGGCGGCGACCAAGGACTTCCCGGAAGACCGGTACCTCGTCTTCGCGACGAAGGAGGGCCTCGTCAAGAAGACCCCGCTGTCGGCGTACGGCAACGTCCGGAGCGGCGGGATCAACGCGATCAACCTCGAGGACGACGACGAGCTGCTCTCGGTCCGGATCACCGACGGCACGCGCCAGATCTTCATCGGGACGCGGAGCGGGCTCGGAATCCGGTTCCCCGAGGCCGACGTCCGTTCGATGGGGCGCGTCGCGACGGGCGTGTACGGCATCCGGTTCAAGCGCGACGAGGACTGCGTCGTCGAGATGGAGGCCGTCGAGGAGAACGGGACGATCCTGACCGTGACGGAGAAGGGCTACGGCAAGAGGAGCCTCGCTTCGGAGTACCGGCTGCAGTCCCGCGCGGGATCCGGCGTCATCAACGTCCGCGTCACGGAGAAGAACGGCCCGGTCGTCGGCATCAAGTCGGTGACCGACGAGGACCAGGTCCTCCTCATCACCGAGAAGGGGATCCTGATCCGGCTGAAGGTCAAGGACGTCCGCGAGACCGGCCGCGCCGCGATGGGCGTTCGGCTGATCGACCTCGACGAGGGAGACCGCGTCGTGGCCGTGGCGAAGCTGGCCGAGCGGGAAGAGGGGGAGGATGAACTCACCCCTTCTAGCGGCGTGTTACCGGGAGCTACGCCCTTCCTCAAAGACGAGTAG
- the fsa gene encoding fructose-6-phosphate aldolase has protein sequence MRFFLESARPDEAKKVKEWGLLDGVSVPPAAVAAESRDYRQIVREMSAITDGPVFAEVESSDAKGMYKEGREYHKLGKDVVVKLPMTPDGMRVVRLLAQDQIAVNVSLCFSAAQALIVGKAGAAYVSPFVGRLDDIGAIGMDVIEQIIRIYDNYGFQTLVVVESVRNPVHVLDSALMGADVATLPFSIIDQLFRHPLTENGLAQLARDWEPASRKHS, from the coding sequence ATGAGATTTTTCCTGGAGTCAGCCCGCCCCGACGAGGCCAAAAAGGTCAAGGAATGGGGCCTGCTCGACGGCGTCTCGGTCCCGCCCGCCGCGGTCGCGGCGGAGTCGCGCGACTACCGCCAGATCGTGCGCGAGATGTCGGCGATCACCGACGGTCCCGTCTTCGCCGAGGTCGAGTCGTCCGACGCGAAGGGGATGTACAAGGAGGGGCGGGAGTACCACAAGCTCGGCAAGGACGTCGTCGTGAAGCTGCCGATGACGCCCGACGGCATGCGGGTCGTGCGCCTCCTCGCCCAGGACCAGATCGCCGTCAACGTCTCGCTGTGCTTCTCCGCGGCCCAGGCGCTCATCGTCGGAAAAGCGGGCGCCGCGTACGTTTCTCCGTTCGTCGGGAGACTCGACGACATCGGCGCGATCGGGATGGACGTCATCGAGCAGATCATCCGGATCTACGACAACTACGGCTTCCAGACGCTCGTCGTCGTCGAGTCGGTACGCAACCCCGTGCACGTGCTCGATTCGGCGCTGATGGGCGCCGACGTCGCGACGCTTCCGTTTTCCATCATCGACCAGCTTTTCCGGCATCCGCTGACCGAGAACGGTCTCGCCCAGCTCGCCCGGGACTGGGAGCCGGCGTCCCGCAAGCACTCGTGA
- a CDS encoding DUF507 family protein, whose product MRISADRALYLSRILQKKLSGDPKLLVQVDVETLRRALAREVAETAKELEQIEDEVRGKLEKRKGATRDFDLLYARDLEDALRKHGA is encoded by the coding sequence GTGAGGATCTCGGCGGATCGCGCGCTGTATCTCTCGAGGATCCTCCAGAAGAAGCTCTCGGGGGATCCGAAACTCCTCGTGCAAGTGGACGTCGAAACCCTCCGGCGAGCGCTCGCCCGCGAGGTGGCCGAGACCGCCAAGGAGCTGGAGCAGATCGAGGACGAGGTGCGCGGAAAACTCGAGAAACGAAAGGGCGCCACCCGCGACTTCGACCTGCTGTATGCGCGGGACCTCGAAGACGCGCTCAGAAAGCACGGAGCCTAA